In Lysinibacillus sp. FSL M8-0337, the following proteins share a genomic window:
- a CDS encoding sulfite exporter TauE/SafE family protein — protein sequence MEFILLVIIALASGLIGSLVGLGGGIILVPATLFVGLNLGLLPDITPQKVVGLSVVMMIFTGLASTLSYMKSKTVDYKSGFIFFLGSVPGTMVGAWVNKGLDLPSFNLYFGLLLIVISIILLVRDKLKPVQWFVKNGTQHQFIDASGQTYVYGYPIWFALLFCFAVGFASGLFGIGGGSMVVPAMIILFLFPPHVAVATSMFMVFLTSIVNSASHIYLGHIPWLYTIPVIPGAYIGAKLGAALNKKIKSDTLVLALRIILLLLGIRSIIEGLL from the coding sequence ATGGAGTTTATTCTTTTAGTTATCATTGCACTAGCATCGGGGCTAATCGGCTCTCTTGTTGGGCTAGGTGGAGGGATTATTTTAGTACCGGCTACTTTATTTGTTGGCTTAAATCTTGGGTTGCTTCCAGATATAACACCGCAAAAGGTGGTTGGGCTATCTGTTGTGATGATGATTTTCACCGGGCTAGCATCAACATTAAGCTACATGAAATCCAAAACTGTGGATTATAAAAGTGGTTTTATATTTTTTTTAGGTAGTGTTCCAGGAACAATGGTGGGTGCATGGGTAAATAAAGGGTTGGATTTACCTTCATTTAATTTATATTTTGGGTTATTGTTAATTGTTATATCGATTATTTTACTTGTACGCGATAAATTGAAACCTGTACAATGGTTTGTGAAAAACGGTACACAACACCAATTTATTGATGCATCTGGACAAACATATGTTTACGGCTATCCGATTTGGTTTGCGTTGTTGTTCTGCTTTGCAGTTGGCTTTGCATCTGGATTATTTGGTATTGGTGGCGGCTCAATGGTTGTGCCTGCAATGATCATATTATTTTTATTTCCACCACATGTGGCAGTGGCAACATCCATGTTTATGGTCTTCTTAACATCCATTGTGAACTCCGCAAGCCATATTTATTTAGGTCATATACCTTGGCTTTATACGATTCCAGTTATTCCTGGAGCTTATATTGGAGCTAAGCTAGGAGCAGCACTCAATAAAAAAATTAAATCAGATACACTTGTCCTGGCACTTCGAATTATTTTATTATTATTAGGAATTCGTTCCATTATAGAGGGCTTATTGTAA
- a CDS encoding HD-GYP domain-containing protein → MRLISIDVLKEGMVLGRTIWNEAGHPLLKKDVVINERIIERLQQLNTHYLYIDDKISEGIEVKETVPPDVRNKAISTIKDSFQSLNGLSTVNASYVLDQQSKAIVTIVDELLSAITGNNEILTVLTDAYLFDEYLYQHSFHVTLYSIAIAKELGHSAEDLRLIGIGALLHDVGKLMVPKEILKKPGRLSHEEFEMMKMHTRYGFDLLRNLHSISLLVAHCAFQHHERIDGSGYPRGLVDFEIHPFAKIIGVADVFDAVTTNRVYREKMLPSQGLAIVEAGSGTIYDARIVNALKRSVVHYPNGLILKLSDGRRGIVSKQNTLDAALPWIRIFEERNELLTATYEINLVDYPTVKIDSIETDYVVPTRVV, encoded by the coding sequence ATGCGATTAATTTCAATCGATGTATTAAAAGAAGGAATGGTACTAGGAAGAACCATTTGGAATGAGGCAGGTCATCCACTTTTAAAGAAAGACGTTGTCATTAATGAACGTATTATTGAAAGACTTCAACAGTTGAATACGCATTATTTATATATTGATGACAAAATTTCTGAAGGCATTGAAGTCAAGGAGACAGTTCCTCCTGATGTCCGGAACAAAGCCATTTCAACTATTAAAGATTCTTTCCAATCATTGAATGGTTTAAGTACGGTGAATGCCTCTTATGTACTAGATCAGCAGTCGAAAGCGATTGTTACGATTGTCGATGAACTACTCTCAGCTATTACGGGTAATAATGAAATTTTAACGGTTTTAACAGATGCTTATTTATTTGATGAATACTTATATCAGCATTCTTTTCATGTGACTTTATACTCGATTGCGATTGCAAAAGAATTAGGTCATTCTGCTGAAGATCTTCGTTTAATTGGTATTGGTGCCTTATTGCATGATGTTGGAAAGCTTATGGTGCCGAAAGAGATATTAAAAAAACCAGGTCGCTTATCGCATGAGGAATTTGAAATGATGAAAATGCATACGCGTTACGGCTTTGATTTATTACGTAATTTGCACTCAATTTCCTTACTGGTTGCACATTGTGCTTTTCAACATCATGAACGCATTGATGGGAGTGGCTATCCACGTGGCTTAGTTGATTTCGAAATCCATCCATTTGCCAAAATTATTGGTGTAGCGGATGTATTCGATGCAGTGACGACAAATCGTGTATATCGTGAAAAAATGCTACCATCACAAGGGCTTGCCATTGTTGAAGCTGGCTCAGGCACTATTTATGATGCACGAATTGTCAATGCATTAAAAAGATCGGTTGTCCATTATCCGAATGGGCTGATTTTAAAATTATCAGATGGTCGCCGAGGCATTGTTTCTAAACAAAATACTTTGGATGCTGCCTTGCCTTGGATTCGCATTTTTGAAGAGCGTAATGAATTACTTACAGCGACATATGAAATTAATTTAGTGGACTATCCAACTGTAAAAATTGATAGTATTGAAACCGATTATGTAGTGCCAACGAGAGTCGTATAA
- a CDS encoding DNA-binding protein: MKYEFSTTEELLEFLNAELLSAAEAAEVLEISKARLGQLMKDGKLKAAKDQPKMFLKSVLLEKKDELESLRKKYRPYDE, translated from the coding sequence ATGAAATATGAATTTTCCACAACTGAAGAACTTCTAGAATTTTTAAATGCTGAATTACTATCTGCTGCAGAAGCTGCTGAGGTATTAGAAATATCGAAAGCCCGTCTCGGACAATTGATGAAAGATGGAAAGTTAAAAGCAGCTAAAGACCAGCCTAAAATGTTTTTAAAAAGTGTACTGCTTGAGAAAAAAGATGAGCTTGAATCGCTTCGAAAAAAATATAGACCTTACGATGAATAA
- a CDS encoding DUF86 domain-containing protein yields MYFVDRNKITTNLQYLDKLLAILETEENWLQNDIKKLAIERIGHNVMESMMDVGNLMIDGFIMRDPGSYEDIIDILIDEKVVSTDMEASLKAVVGLRKMLVREFASVDISEVVTVLTASLPALKQFGPAVNNYLTNELGPVSAFLPEDHQ; encoded by the coding sequence GTGTATTTTGTAGATCGAAATAAAATCACAACAAACTTACAGTACTTAGATAAACTATTAGCTATTTTGGAGACAGAGGAAAACTGGCTACAAAATGATATTAAGAAATTAGCGATTGAACGTATTGGTCATAATGTGATGGAATCAATGATGGATGTAGGGAACTTGATGATTGACGGTTTCATTATGCGTGATCCAGGTAGCTATGAGGATATTATTGATATTTTAATCGACGAAAAAGTCGTATCGACTGATATGGAAGCATCGTTAAAAGCTGTTGTAGGCTTACGTAAAATGCTCGTTCGTGAATTCGCATCTGTAGATATTTCAGAAGTTGTGACGGTTTTAACAGCAAGCTTACCTGCTTTAAAGCAGTTTGGACCAGCAGTGAATAACTACTTAACAAATGAGCTAGGTCCCGTATCAGCATTTTTACCTGAGGATCATCAATGA
- a CDS encoding YutD family protein produces the protein MIIIEGYEYEVVEDYREAFQEEAFKERYSDILVKYDYIVGDWGYNQLRLKGFFDDKNQKSTFDTKISTLQDYLYEYCNFGCAYFVLRKSGKAILQPDVVINEATEVTKPNDNEQIVE, from the coding sequence TTGATCATTATTGAAGGATATGAATACGAAGTTGTTGAAGATTACCGTGAAGCTTTTCAGGAAGAAGCCTTTAAGGAGCGGTACTCAGACATTTTAGTCAAATATGATTATATTGTAGGCGACTGGGGCTATAATCAATTGCGTTTAAAAGGTTTTTTTGATGATAAAAATCAGAAATCTACCTTTGATACAAAAATCAGTACGCTACAAGATTACTTATATGAGTATTGTAATTTTGGCTGTGCTTATTTTGTATTGCGTAAATCCGGTAAAGCTATTTTGCAGCCAGACGTTGTAATAAATGAAGCTACCGAAGTGACAAAACCAAATGACAATGAACAAATAGTAGAATAG
- the lipA gene encoding lipoyl synthase — MTSCKPTSNEKEEHVRKPDWLKIKLNTNDEYKGLKKLMREKNLHTVCEEARCPNIHECWGERRTATMMILGSVCTRACRFCAVKTGLPNELDLAEPERVADSVAIMNLKHVVITMVARDDLKDGGAEVLAETVRAIRRKSPLTSVEVLPSDLGGIKENLQLLMDARPDILNHNIETVRRLTPRVRARAKYERSLDFLRLAKEMQPDIPTKSSLMIGLGETHEEILEVMDDLRANNVDIMTIGQYLQPTKKHLPVKKYYSPIEFGKLRKIAMEKGFKHCEAGPLVRSSYHADEQVNAATKERQLQAEV; from the coding sequence ATGACATCCTGTAAACCTACTAGCAATGAAAAAGAAGAACATGTAAGAAAACCTGATTGGCTTAAAATTAAACTAAACACGAACGATGAATATAAGGGTCTTAAAAAGCTTATGCGTGAAAAAAATCTTCATACAGTATGCGAAGAAGCACGTTGTCCAAATATTCATGAATGCTGGGGTGAGCGCCGAACAGCGACAATGATGATTTTGGGTTCAGTTTGTACACGTGCATGTCGTTTCTGTGCGGTCAAAACGGGTTTACCAAATGAGTTAGACCTTGCAGAACCAGAACGTGTGGCTGATTCAGTGGCAATTATGAACTTAAAGCATGTTGTTATCACCATGGTAGCACGTGATGATTTAAAAGATGGTGGTGCAGAAGTGTTAGCGGAAACGGTGCGCGCTATTCGTCGTAAAAGCCCTTTAACATCAGTAGAAGTATTGCCTTCTGACCTTGGAGGTATTAAGGAAAATCTTCAACTTCTAATGGATGCAAGACCAGATATTTTAAATCATAATATTGAAACAGTACGACGTTTAACGCCAAGAGTACGTGCACGTGCAAAATACGAACGTTCTTTAGACTTTCTTCGTTTAGCAAAAGAGATGCAACCAGACATTCCAACAAAATCATCTTTAATGATCGGTTTAGGTGAAACGCATGAAGAAATTTTAGAAGTAATGGACGATTTACGTGCAAATAACGTGGATATTATGACAATTGGTCAATATTTACAACCAACTAAAAAACATTTACCTGTAAAAAAATATTATTCACCGATTGAATTCGGTAAACTTCGCAAAATTGCAATGGAAAAAGGCTTCAAGCATTGTGAAGCAGGCCCACTTGTACGCAGTAGTTATCACGCAGACGAGCAAGTCAATGCCGCAACAAAAGAGCGTCAATTACAGGCCGAAGTGTAA
- a CDS encoding TIGR01457 family HAD-type hydrolase: MKTYKAYCFDLDGTVYRGKEGIPSAVAFIQQLQQQGIEPFYVTNNSSKTREQLQEALYAIGVEAPLHHIYSSALVTAKYVAINYPDKKVAMMGADGIRLALLNEGIEPVDNEPDVFVMGIDRTLDYMALAKATIAVQNGAAFIATNQDIKFPTEYGFLPGNGSFARLVGEVAGVEPIYIGKPSAAMLDIIALEHRLTKDEMVMIGDNYDTDIMCGIHFGCDTIHVNTGVTPTSEVLTKEQQPTYLMETLL, translated from the coding sequence ATGAAAACCTATAAGGCTTATTGCTTTGATCTAGATGGTACTGTCTACCGCGGAAAGGAAGGTATTCCTTCTGCGGTTGCTTTTATACAGCAATTACAGCAGCAAGGGATCGAGCCGTTTTACGTAACGAATAATTCTTCTAAAACGAGAGAGCAGTTACAAGAAGCATTATACGCAATTGGCGTAGAAGCACCACTTCATCATATTTATTCAAGTGCTTTAGTAACCGCAAAATATGTTGCTATAAATTATCCAGATAAAAAAGTAGCGATGATGGGCGCTGACGGTATTCGATTGGCGTTGTTAAATGAAGGAATTGAACCTGTAGACAATGAGCCAGATGTATTTGTTATGGGAATCGATCGCACATTAGATTATATGGCACTAGCAAAGGCTACAATTGCTGTACAAAATGGTGCGGCCTTTATTGCAACTAATCAAGATATTAAATTTCCAACAGAATATGGATTTTTACCTGGAAATGGCTCATTTGCGCGCCTAGTAGGAGAGGTTGCTGGGGTTGAACCAATCTACATCGGGAAGCCGTCTGCTGCAATGCTCGACATTATTGCGTTAGAGCATCGTTTGACAAAAGATGAGATGGTTATGATTGGTGATAACTATGATACGGACATTATGTGTGGTATTCATTTTGGCTGTGATACCATTCATGTCAATACAGGTGTAACACCAACAAGCGAAGTATTAACAAAAGAACAGCAACCTACTTATTTAATGGAAACGCTACTTTAA
- the yunB gene encoding sporulation protein YunB, which produces MFFPRKRMKLRTNHKRGMQLNRLTLLIVASIICIAFFLYFLNERLKPTYLEYAEVQTNKIASYVVSKAINSRTSNVLDVNDIIEDVPSGTSVTTKFNTEIINRVRAETLELVKMYLEQAEHGELSHLPDLDNVEYDVNKIQQGDGIVFFVPLAQAADIPLLGNLGPKIPIRFHVIGNVHSNVTADIREFGINSAYVEVGIHIEVNVQIIVPFASKSTTVSQDIPVAMGLTRGPVPNIYTNGTDAVQPSIEVPVPYQ; this is translated from the coding sequence TTGTTTTTCCCTCGAAAAAGGATGAAATTGCGAACGAATCATAAAAGAGGAATGCAGCTTAATCGTTTAACCTTATTAATCGTTGCAAGTATTATTTGTATAGCATTTTTTCTGTATTTTTTAAATGAGCGTCTTAAACCCACATATTTAGAATATGCAGAAGTGCAGACAAATAAAATTGCGTCGTATGTTGTGAGTAAAGCCATTAACTCACGTACTTCTAACGTATTGGACGTTAATGATATAATCGAAGATGTACCATCTGGTACGTCAGTGACCACAAAATTTAATACAGAAATTATTAATAGAGTGCGTGCTGAAACACTTGAACTTGTGAAAATGTATTTAGAACAAGCTGAACATGGAGAATTGTCCCACTTACCAGATTTAGATAATGTCGAATATGATGTCAATAAAATTCAACAAGGAGATGGTATTGTCTTTTTCGTCCCACTTGCACAGGCGGCAGATATTCCTTTGCTCGGTAATTTAGGGCCTAAAATACCAATACGTTTTCATGTAATTGGCAATGTCCATAGTAATGTTACAGCAGATATTAGAGAATTTGGTATTAATAGTGCGTATGTCGAAGTTGGCATTCATATAGAAGTGAATGTCCAAATAATCGTGCCATTTGCCAGTAAGTCAACGACGGTATCACAGGATATTCCTGTAGCTATGGGGTTAACGAGAGGACCAGTACCAAATATTTATACGAATGGCACAGATGCGGTACAGCCATCTATAGAAGTGCCGGTGCCATATCAATAG
- a CDS encoding bifunctional UDP-sugar hydrolase/5'-nucleotidase, whose amino-acid sequence MLEKIHIFHTNDLHSHFKYWPRMQNYVNAQRAQYAALGETSFLVDVGDHLDRSNIYTDATIGKGNVKLLNDAGYDVVTIGNNEGITLSHEELFHLYDDALFEVVVANVNASKGQNPMWLKPYVVLTTKNDTKIAVIAATAMFEIYYKELQWQIDDARSSLIRLTHQLRKEVDIVVCLSHLGITEDELLAEECPEIDVIFGSHTHHTLPNGKFINGVLLTGGGKFGQYTGHLAIEYDRKTREIVEKKDTLIHNKDLPIVENENEFLLTLEEEGKRLLDKPVFSTEKMYNKEWFHYSQLSHLFAQAIIEKSGADCALFNAGIFLEGLPKGTVTALDLHKIFPHPINLCTIELSVSEIKEIFQQSKNEEWPNMELKGLGFRGVVFGKMLTYGFAMNEERQLLINGKIADNERTYKLVTLDLFTFGYFYPSFKYAKKKYILPDFLRNIMLDYGQSFFKR is encoded by the coding sequence ATGCTGGAAAAAATTCATATTTTTCATACAAATGATTTGCATAGTCATTTTAAGTATTGGCCACGCATGCAAAACTATGTCAATGCGCAACGTGCTCAATATGCGGCTCTAGGGGAAACTAGCTTTTTAGTTGATGTTGGAGATCATCTAGATAGGTCAAATATTTATACAGACGCGACGATTGGTAAGGGAAATGTCAAATTATTAAACGACGCCGGTTATGATGTTGTGACAATCGGTAACAATGAAGGCATTACACTGTCTCATGAGGAGTTGTTTCATCTATACGATGACGCGCTATTTGAAGTCGTAGTGGCGAATGTTAATGCCTCGAAGGGACAAAACCCAATGTGGTTAAAGCCTTACGTTGTGTTAACCACAAAAAATGACACGAAAATCGCGGTTATTGCAGCAACAGCTATGTTCGAAATTTATTATAAGGAATTGCAATGGCAAATAGACGATGCACGAAGTTCCCTTATTCGATTAACCCATCAACTGCGTAAAGAAGTAGACATTGTTGTTTGTCTGTCACATTTAGGAATTACTGAAGATGAACTGCTAGCAGAGGAATGTCCTGAAATCGATGTTATCTTTGGGTCTCATACGCATCATACGTTGCCAAATGGGAAGTTTATCAACGGTGTATTGCTTACTGGTGGAGGGAAATTTGGCCAATATACTGGACATCTCGCGATAGAATATGATAGAAAAACGAGAGAAATTGTTGAAAAAAAGGATACTTTAATTCATAATAAGGACTTGCCAATTGTTGAAAATGAAAATGAATTTTTGCTAACTTTAGAAGAAGAAGGCAAAAGGTTATTAGACAAGCCTGTATTTTCGACAGAAAAAATGTACAATAAAGAATGGTTCCATTACTCACAATTATCTCACCTATTTGCGCAAGCAATTATAGAAAAAAGTGGTGCAGACTGTGCGTTATTTAATGCAGGGATTTTTCTAGAGGGCCTTCCAAAAGGAACAGTAACCGCGCTTGATTTACATAAAATTTTTCCACATCCAATTAATTTATGTACAATCGAATTGTCGGTATCCGAAATAAAAGAGATTTTTCAGCAATCGAAAAATGAAGAATGGCCCAATATGGAGCTTAAAGGATTAGGGTTTAGGGGCGTTGTTTTTGGTAAAATGCTGACGTATGGCTTTGCAATGAATGAGGAGCGTCAATTGCTCATTAATGGAAAAATTGCAGATAATGAGCGAACTTATAAATTAGTGACGCTGGATTTGTTTACGTTCGGTTATTTTTATCCTAGCTTTAAATATGCAAAGAAAAAATATATTTTACCTGATTTTTTACGAAACATTATGTTAGATTATGGGCAAAGTTTCTTTAAGCGATAG
- a CDS encoding N-acetylmuramoyl-L-alanine amidase yields MSTIRKKLVPDVLANKVSYGKGNAKKYIVVHETDNTRSGADADAHARLQYNGNSRNASWHYTVDDKEAVQSFEHAWRCWAAGSTTGNNQGIQVEVCVNGDGNYPKAMQNAAELVAKIMKDENIPISNVVQHNYFSGKNCPRNLREGKITWSQFITMVKNASGNVQQQKPVIDNNKYRVLTGTYATRQAAENVLDVLKHRFGWVAYSEQDGVKWRVKTGTFTGMAAAQAGASKIKTAKLAQVTNIVAE; encoded by the coding sequence ATGAGTACAATTCGTAAAAAATTAGTTCCTGATGTACTAGCTAACAAGGTCTCTTATGGCAAAGGGAACGCTAAAAAATACATTGTTGTTCATGAGACAGATAATACACGTTCAGGGGCTGATGCAGACGCGCATGCACGATTACAATACAATGGAAATAGTCGTAATGCATCGTGGCATTATACTGTGGATGACAAAGAGGCTGTACAATCTTTTGAACATGCTTGGAGATGTTGGGCTGCGGGAAGCACGACAGGTAATAATCAAGGTATACAAGTAGAAGTTTGCGTAAATGGTGATGGTAACTATCCAAAGGCAATGCAAAATGCTGCAGAGTTAGTTGCTAAAATCATGAAGGATGAAAACATTCCAATTAGTAATGTTGTTCAGCACAATTATTTTAGTGGCAAAAATTGCCCTCGAAATTTACGAGAAGGTAAAATTACATGGTCACAATTTATTACAATGGTTAAAAATGCAAGTGGTAATGTACAGCAACAAAAACCAGTTATTGATAATAATAAATACCGTGTACTTACTGGCACATACGCCACACGACAAGCTGCTGAAAATGTCTTAGATGTATTAAAACATCGTTTCGGCTGGGTTGCGTATAGTGAGCAAGATGGTGTTAAATGGCGTGTTAAAACAGGTACATTTACTGGAATGGCTGCAGCACAAGCAGGAGCTAGTAAAATTAAAACAGCTAAGTTAGCCCAGGTAACAAATATTGTAGCTGAATGA
- a CDS encoding DUF72 domain-containing protein: MIRIGLTGWGDHPSLYSGVTASKDKLFDYAGHFLTVEVDTSFYAIPSVDNVRKWCELTPDSFRFVIKAYQGMTGHLRGEIPFESKNDMFNAFIECANEFKRHGKLAMVLAQFPPWFDCQSKNVQYLLYIRQQLKEFNVAIEFRNRTWYADKLVQQTMDFLKEHQFIHTICDEPQAGIGSVPFYPEVTANRALVRIHGRNIHGWRNTGNMENWRKVRFLYDYNKEELQQLGQHIQAIQPKVQELFVLFNNNSGLHAAKNAKELQELLAIRDVGLAPKQLNMFEGEI, from the coding sequence ATGATTCGAATTGGGTTAACAGGCTGGGGCGATCATCCTTCGTTATACAGTGGTGTGACTGCCTCAAAGGACAAATTATTTGATTATGCAGGTCATTTTTTGACAGTAGAAGTAGATACATCATTTTATGCTATTCCATCAGTTGACAATGTGCGAAAATGGTGTGAACTAACACCAGATTCATTTCGTTTTGTTATAAAAGCTTATCAAGGAATGACCGGTCATTTACGTGGGGAAATTCCCTTCGAATCCAAAAATGATATGTTTAACGCGTTTATCGAATGTGCCAATGAATTTAAACGTCATGGAAAATTAGCGATGGTACTCGCACAGTTTCCACCATGGTTTGATTGTCAGTCAAAAAATGTCCAATATTTATTGTATATTAGGCAACAATTAAAAGAGTTTAATGTGGCAATTGAATTTCGTAATCGCACGTGGTATGCAGACAAGCTTGTCCAGCAAACAATGGATTTCTTAAAGGAACATCAATTTATTCATACGATTTGTGATGAACCACAAGCGGGTATTGGCTCTGTTCCCTTTTACCCTGAAGTAACTGCTAATAGGGCACTCGTACGTATTCATGGTCGCAATATTCATGGCTGGCGTAATACTGGCAATATGGAAAACTGGCGCAAAGTTCGTTTTCTATATGATTATAATAAAGAAGAGTTGCAACAACTCGGTCAGCATATTCAAGCTATACAGCCGAAGGTACAGGAGCTATTTGTGTTATTTAATAATAATTCAGGATTGCATGCTGCGAAAAATGCAAAGGAGCTTCAGGAGCTATTAGCAATACGAGATGTTGGTTTAGCGCCAAAACAATTAAATATGTTTGAAGGAGAAATATAA
- a CDS encoding HAD family hydrolase, whose translation MKRAVFLDRDGVINEVLTKRVKFVNKPQQLFFLPRVPEAIKKLNDSFDFVFVVTNQGGVGLGFMKEGQLKKIHTHMTNELKKQGAIIDEVVYCPHKPKAGCDCRKPNSKLIVDLAEKYNVDLSKSYMVGDTDTDIIAGKRAGTKGVFLGSYDPLADAVFPDLISAVDWMIEDAH comes from the coding sequence ATAAAAAGAGCAGTATTTTTGGATCGAGATGGGGTAATTAACGAAGTGTTGACGAAAAGAGTTAAATTTGTGAATAAACCGCAGCAACTGTTTTTCTTACCACGTGTGCCAGAAGCGATTAAAAAATTAAACGACTCGTTTGATTTTGTCTTTGTTGTAACAAATCAAGGTGGTGTAGGCTTAGGATTTATGAAAGAAGGTCAGCTCAAAAAAATACACACGCATATGACAAATGAATTAAAAAAACAGGGAGCAATTATCGATGAAGTCGTATATTGTCCCCATAAACCAAAAGCTGGTTGTGATTGTCGGAAACCAAATAGCAAGTTAATTGTAGACCTCGCTGAAAAATATAATGTGGATTTATCAAAATCTTATATGGTGGGAGATACAGATACAGATATTATTGCAGGGAAACGAGCTGGTACAAAAGGTGTTTTTTTAGGTAGCTATGATCCACTTGCGGATGCCGTATTCCCAGATTTAATAAGTGCTGTTGACTGGATGATTGAGGATGCACATTAG
- a CDS encoding DUF3055 domain-containing protein, which produces MERFFLYDDVEDTKTRFVSFAGQKLRYDLAILQSGRFFGKVLVMDIQFGRFAIIGPDDIEEPGYLEHVYNRSEEETVELREYLRELLN; this is translated from the coding sequence ATGGAACGTTTTTTCTTATATGATGATGTAGAAGATACAAAAACACGCTTTGTTAGTTTTGCAGGACAGAAACTACGCTACGATTTAGCCATTTTACAATCTGGCCGCTTCTTTGGCAAAGTACTTGTGATGGATATCCAATTTGGCCGCTTTGCGATTATAGGACCAGATGACATAGAAGAACCTGGCTATCTTGAACACGTATACAACCGTTCTGAAGAAGAGACAGTCGAACTGCGTGAATACTTACGGGAATTACTAAACTAA
- a CDS encoding phage holin: MKINWKVRLQHKQFWVSLIALLIVLANQIAGIFHVDITIYNDQITAISETILSILGLLGIIIDPTTKGISDSQLAMDYNKPKDGEIK; the protein is encoded by the coding sequence ATGAAAATTAACTGGAAAGTACGTCTGCAACACAAGCAATTTTGGGTGTCTTTAATCGCATTACTTATTGTGCTCGCTAATCAAATTGCGGGCATTTTTCATGTCGATATTACAATTTACAACGATCAAATCACGGCTATTTCTGAAACGATTTTAAGCATTTTAGGTTTACTTGGTATTATCATCGACCCAACAACAAAAGGAATTTCAGATAGCCAACTAGCAATGGATTATAACAAACCAAAGGATGGTGAAATAAAATGA